From a single Lactococcus carnosus genomic region:
- a CDS encoding FUSC family protein, whose product MISQFGVLGAFSYLAFQKISIVYNLKATLYHGLSLIAAFVLGVFVSKAIFLLPFAIAILYIIGFLATKIYRIPKPGHFFVIMVFATATNLSLPLYDLPKMSSYISIGIISGIINAVLLSYIEKLPWQGEQSPFQRLSFKDKYYVTIYNRPRVWIDAINFAFILFVAGYIAYLLREDFGYWVLISSAAVLSGEEVAIIKHRYLGRILGSIIGLLIGAVLISLPLSTLTIMIILLFLNISVEYFMPRNYALANFFTNPLVLLLSLLTTKRDHTALILGRLNGVIIGSLLVALLIGMMHYALKTNDNEF is encoded by the coding sequence GTGATTTCACAATTTGGTGTGCTTGGTGCATTTAGTTACTTAGCCTTTCAAAAGATAAGCATTGTCTATAATCTAAAAGCGACCCTATATCATGGTCTGAGTCTAATAGCTGCTTTTGTCTTAGGTGTTTTTGTATCAAAGGCTATCTTTTTATTACCTTTTGCGATTGCCATACTCTATATTATCGGGTTTTTAGCCACTAAAATATATCGGATACCAAAGCCAGGTCATTTTTTTGTAATCATGGTTTTTGCAACGGCGACCAATTTGAGCTTACCCCTATATGATTTACCAAAAATGAGTAGTTACATCAGTATTGGGATCATCTCTGGTATTATCAATGCGGTGTTACTCTCTTATATTGAGAAATTACCATGGCAAGGCGAACAGTCACCGTTTCAAAGGTTATCTTTTAAGGATAAATATTATGTGACGATCTATAATCGGCCACGGGTTTGGATTGATGCGATTAATTTTGCTTTCATTCTATTTGTAGCTGGCTATATTGCCTATTTGCTTCGTGAGGACTTTGGCTATTGGGTATTAATCAGTAGTGCTGCAGTACTGAGTGGGGAAGAAGTAGCGATTATCAAGCATCGTTATTTAGGCAGAATTCTGGGTAGCATCATCGGCTTGCTGATAGGTGCTGTGCTGATATCCCTCCCCTTATCAACGCTAACTATCATGATTATTTTGCTTTTTTTAAATATTTCAGTCGAGTATTTTATGCCAAGAAATTATGCCTTGGCGAACTTTTTTACCAATCCTCTGGTTCTGCTATTAAGTCTTTTGACAACTAAGAGAGATCACACTGCCTTGATATTAGGTAGACTGAATGGTGTTATCATTGGTAGTTTATTAGTGGCCCTCCTAATTGGTATGATGCATTACGCGCTTAAAACAAATGATAATGAATTCTAA
- a CDS encoding Asp23/Gls24 family envelope stress response protein: protein MTDTNTMINIETLGEIVIAPQVIETIVAVAAAKIDGVYSLRNKRFADLIGKKADGRGVYVHQDEEKIIVDIYVYLTYGVSVPSVAMEMQRIVKENVLDMSDIVIDEVNIHVAGVVPEKTPKPDFKELFDEDFLDVD from the coding sequence ATGACAGATACAAATACAATGATCAATATTGAAACACTCGGTGAGATCGTCATCGCACCTCAAGTTATCGAAACGATTGTTGCGGTTGCAGCAGCTAAAATCGATGGTGTTTACAGTTTGAGAAACAAACGTTTTGCAGATCTTATCGGCAAAAAAGCTGATGGTCGTGGCGTTTATGTGCATCAAGATGAAGAAAAAATTATCGTAGATATCTACGTTTATTTAACATATGGTGTTTCTGTACCAAGTGTTGCCATGGAAATGCAACGTATTGTTAAAGAAAATGTATTGGACATGAGCGATATCGTAATCGATGAGGTCAACATTCATGTCGCTGGTGTTGTCCCTGAAAAAACACCAAAACCTGATTTCAAAGAACTATTTGATGAGGATTTTTTAGATGTCGACTAA
- a CDS encoding alpha/beta hydrolase: MKKKIMKIVLWVLGIILGLAVVAFIAFQVSPKPSAMLIARAFNGEVKISDQKPFDSAAKNVTVSLDKTYQSKFKDNTYDVYYPKASKDPVPVLLWVHGGGYVGGDKEGAKEFATRIASDAQVAVVSMNYQVAPSSQYPNQVVQVEELISALKKQKDKRLDLSNLFLGGDSAGGQIALQFAATQTNPSYAKQVGISQVLDAKTIKGAISYCGPVDIKQMADQALDGKAMKFFIKTVAWSLIGTKNWQKDPKLFEASVVDHVTTAFPPTYITDGNAYSFQDQGLALVSKLTSLNLPVTGLFYKDQKKQMAHEYQFNYATDESKACYEQTLQFVRQYK, translated from the coding sequence ATGAAGAAAAAAATAATGAAGATTGTATTGTGGGTACTGGGTATTATTCTAGGTCTAGCCGTAGTTGCTTTTATCGCTTTTCAAGTGTCTCCAAAACCTAGTGCGATGCTTATCGCAAGGGCATTTAATGGAGAAGTGAAAATTTCAGATCAGAAACCTTTTGACAGTGCTGCTAAAAATGTAACGGTATCATTGGATAAGACCTATCAGTCAAAATTTAAGGATAATACATATGATGTCTATTATCCTAAAGCGAGCAAAGACCCAGTCCCTGTTTTATTATGGGTTCATGGGGGCGGTTATGTTGGCGGAGATAAAGAAGGTGCAAAAGAGTTTGCAACAAGAATCGCCTCTGACGCACAGGTTGCGGTCGTATCGATGAATTACCAAGTAGCCCCTAGCTCTCAATACCCTAACCAGGTTGTCCAGGTAGAGGAGCTGATAAGCGCACTTAAAAAGCAGAAGGATAAACGGTTAGACTTATCTAACCTGTTCTTAGGTGGAGATAGCGCAGGCGGTCAAATTGCCTTGCAATTTGCGGCGACACAGACGAATCCTAGCTATGCTAAACAAGTTGGCATATCACAAGTGTTAGACGCTAAAACGATCAAAGGTGCTATCTCTTACTGTGGTCCAGTAGATATCAAACAGATGGCTGATCAAGCGCTTGATGGGAAAGCGATGAAATTTTTCATCAAAACAGTTGCCTGGTCTTTAATTGGCACAAAAAATTGGCAAAAAGATCCTAAGTTATTCGAGGCAAGTGTGGTTGACCATGTCACAACGGCATTTCCACCGACCTATATCACTGATGGGAATGCCTATTCATTCCAAGATCAGGGGCTTGCCTTGGTATCAAAATTAACATCACTAAACCTACCGGTTACAGGGTTATTTTACAAAGACCAAAAGAAACAGATGGCACATGAATATCAGTTTAATTATGCAACAGATGAGTCAAAAGCATGTTATGAACAGACCTTGCAGTTTGTAAGGCAGTATAAGTAA
- the nusB gene encoding transcription antitermination factor NusB — protein sequence MSTKPLNQHEIRIRAVQALYLLEMIPDETVEDAMMFALTNDARLLSQTLADDTVVAIKKKTKKVGNVFSFTPNREGGVTKRQEFTSESVTPEVAVETPIEATILTDRFDDIHKKNLEFLMSLVYGVRAKKVAVDEAISLYLAKNWSIKRLAPINRVILRLGTFEILFSETPRVVAINEAIELAKVFNDEKDAKFINAILTKIGE from the coding sequence ATGTCGACTAAGCCGTTAAACCAGCATGAAATTAGAATTCGTGCTGTACAAGCCCTATATTTGTTAGAGATGATACCAGATGAAACAGTCGAGGATGCGATGATGTTTGCCTTGACAAACGATGCGCGCCTTTTGAGTCAAACGTTAGCTGATGATACCGTGGTAGCAATAAAAAAGAAAACCAAAAAAGTTGGTAATGTCTTTTCATTTACACCAAATCGTGAAGGTGGCGTGACTAAGAGACAAGAGTTTACGAGCGAGTCTGTTACACCAGAAGTAGCCGTAGAGACACCAATTGAGGCGACTATTTTGACCGATAGATTTGATGATATACACAAAAAAAACTTAGAGTTTTTGATGTCTCTAGTCTATGGCGTTCGTGCTAAAAAAGTAGCTGTTGATGAAGCAATTAGCCTGTACTTGGCTAAAAACTGGTCTATCAAACGTTTAGCGCCAATCAATCGTGTGATTCTCAGATTAGGGACCTTTGAAATCCTATTTTCTGAAACACCTCGTGTTGTTGCCATAAATGAAGCGATTGAACTTGCAAAAGTATTTAACGATGAAAAAGATGCGAAATTTATAAATGCTATTTTAACCAAAATAGGTGAATAA
- a CDS encoding glycoside hydrolase family 13 protein — translation MAEITYNSWLSAYKRPFGAALIGTNFEFDLLIDTPHHVEVNFVIQFEKGFKSYEKMTATSEKNFHFSLNTLSEIGFYRYYFQVIEFDGPHEYRYFYGATDIGGGLGMTYSDEGSVIPYTQTIFLKKEKAPDWYRNAVFYQIFPDAFAQKGHANQKDDVFFYGKETDKPYYIREKNGDITHWTFYGGNLQGIISKLPYLKTLGVTALYLNPIFEARSTHRYDTSDYMKIDSILGSEADFEALVTALHQNDMRLVLDGVFSHVGRNSKYFDFDGKSGGLGAYQTSKSPYFDWFSFNHYPDDYKSWWGIKDLPTIDKSKTSFQQFIYGDADSVLNKWNGLGIDGWRLDVADELPDTFIKGIRDTLERYPEQVLIGEVWEDASRKVAYDQYRKYIYGDGLHATMNYPFRDIILGLLVGGLSPEQAAKKVMQLSENYPRDVFLNNFNNIGTHDTERILSLLDHDLTKLNLAVGLLMTLPGVPTIYYGDEAGMTGLKDPDNRAFFPWDSINQDSQKIYQNWIKIRKSIPALANGDISLFYSDKIFGFVRTDETQSAIFIFNLANEGVLVNAQDMTFLAQPVEFATFFVGALESIYKLK, via the coding sequence ATGGCTGAAATTACCTACAATTCTTGGTTATCTGCCTATAAAAGACCTTTTGGTGCCGCGCTGATTGGGACAAATTTTGAATTTGATCTACTTATTGATACGCCGCATCATGTAGAGGTGAATTTTGTTATTCAATTCGAAAAAGGATTTAAATCATATGAAAAAATGACGGCTACTTCTGAAAAAAACTTTCATTTTTCATTAAATACCTTGTCTGAGATTGGCTTTTATCGTTATTATTTTCAAGTTATTGAGTTTGATGGGCCACATGAATACCGCTATTTTTATGGTGCAACAGACATAGGTGGTGGGTTAGGGATGACTTATTCGGATGAGGGATCAGTTATTCCGTATACACAAACCATCTTTTTGAAAAAAGAGAAGGCACCCGATTGGTATCGAAATGCTGTGTTTTACCAGATTTTCCCAGATGCCTTTGCCCAGAAGGGCCATGCAAATCAAAAGGATGATGTCTTCTTTTATGGGAAAGAAACAGATAAACCTTATTATATTCGAGAAAAGAATGGGGATATCACGCATTGGACTTTTTATGGTGGTAATTTACAAGGGATTATAAGTAAGCTGCCTTACTTGAAAACATTGGGTGTGACAGCGCTCTATCTTAATCCGATTTTTGAGGCAAGAAGTACGCACCGATATGATACAAGTGACTATATGAAAATTGACTCTATTTTAGGGTCTGAAGCTGATTTTGAAGCCTTAGTTACTGCCTTGCACCAAAATGATATGAGACTGGTATTGGATGGTGTTTTTTCTCATGTTGGTCGAAATTCTAAGTACTTTGATTTTGATGGCAAATCTGGTGGCTTAGGTGCCTATCAAACCAGCAAGTCTCCTTATTTTGATTGGTTTTCATTTAATCATTATCCGGATGATTATAAGTCGTGGTGGGGGATTAAAGATCTACCAACGATAGATAAAAGTAAGACAAGTTTCCAGCAGTTTATTTATGGAGATGCAGATAGTGTTCTGAATAAATGGAATGGCCTTGGGATTGATGGCTGGCGACTTGATGTAGCTGATGAGCTGCCAGACACCTTTATCAAAGGCATTCGGGATACCTTAGAGCGCTATCCAGAGCAAGTATTAATTGGTGAAGTATGGGAAGATGCATCACGTAAAGTTGCTTATGACCAATATCGTAAGTATATATACGGTGACGGCTTACATGCGACCATGAACTACCCATTCCGCGATATTATTTTAGGCTTGTTAGTAGGTGGTTTGTCACCAGAACAAGCAGCGAAAAAAGTGATGCAGTTATCTGAAAATTATCCAAGAGACGTCTTTTTAAATAATTTTAATAATATCGGGACCCATGACACAGAACGAATTTTAAGCTTGCTTGATCATGATCTGACAAAACTTAATTTAGCAGTTGGTTTATTGATGACCTTACCTGGTGTGCCGACGATTTATTATGGAGATGAAGCAGGGATGACTGGCCTAAAAGATCCAGATAATAGAGCATTTTTCCCTTGGGATAGTATCAATCAGGATAGCCAAAAGATTTATCAAAATTGGATTAAGATTAGAAAATCAATACCTGCGTTAGCCAATGGTGATATCAGCTTGTTTTATTCAGATAAGATTTTTGGATTTGTCCGGACAGATGAGACCCAGTCTGCGATTTTTATTTTTAATCTTGCAAATGAAGGCGTATTAGTCAATGCACAGGATATGACATTTTTAGCGCAACCGGTTGAATTTGCCACGTTTTTTGTTGGTGCACTTGAAAGTATTTATAAGTTAAAATAA
- a CDS encoding M24 family metallopeptidase: MTRILNLRKRLQTEELDAMIVTNLKNIYYLSGFWGSAGTVLLTQQAQYLLTDSRYSTAARESAPDFTIIETRQAIAEIDRLVKKEGINTLGFEDTLSYAEFQAMQAQLTASKLKPLTNFIEIQRQIKSPDEIRTIKKACQISDQAYRDLLKFVEPGKSELELATFLDFKMRELGASGISFDTIVASGLRSALPHGRATHKPIEFGDIVTVDFGCYYDHYASDMTRTFFVGEADPKLQAIYHVVQKAQQAVIDASKAGLTYGDYDLAARQMIDAAGYGQAFTHGIGHGLGLDVHEVPYFSKSSQEQLLENMVITDEPGIYLDGLGGVRIEDDLLITSQGVEVLTLAPKELIIL, from the coding sequence ATGACGAGAATTTTAAACTTACGAAAACGTCTGCAGACTGAAGAATTAGATGCAATGATCGTGACTAATCTAAAAAATATTTACTACCTAAGTGGGTTTTGGGGATCAGCAGGCACTGTTTTGCTGACACAGCAAGCACAGTATTTATTGACAGATTCACGTTATAGTACTGCTGCCAGAGAGTCAGCACCTGATTTCACAATTATCGAGACCCGGCAAGCGATTGCTGAGATAGATAGGCTAGTCAAAAAAGAAGGGATCAATACCCTTGGCTTTGAAGACACCCTATCCTATGCTGAATTTCAAGCCATGCAAGCACAGTTAACAGCTAGTAAATTGAAGCCTTTGACAAATTTTATAGAAATTCAGAGACAAATCAAATCTCCAGATGAAATTAGAACGATTAAGAAAGCTTGTCAAATTTCGGATCAAGCTTATAGAGATCTCCTTAAATTTGTTGAACCTGGTAAGTCAGAACTTGAACTGGCAACCTTTTTAGATTTCAAGATGCGTGAGCTTGGTGCATCTGGTATTAGTTTTGATACCATCGTGGCATCAGGGTTGAGAAGTGCCTTGCCGCATGGTCGTGCGACCCATAAACCAATCGAATTTGGGGATATTGTCACAGTCGATTTTGGCTGTTACTATGATCACTATGCCAGTGACATGACGCGAACCTTTTTTGTAGGAGAAGCAGATCCTAAGTTACAAGCTATTTACCATGTTGTCCAAAAAGCCCAACAAGCAGTCATTGATGCAAGTAAAGCTGGCCTTACTTATGGCGACTACGACCTTGCTGCGCGTCAGATGATTGATGCTGCGGGATATGGGCAAGCCTTCACGCATGGTATCGGACATGGCTTAGGCTTAGATGTTCATGAAGTGCCCTATTTTTCTAAATCATCACAAGAGCAGTTACTAGAAAATATGGTCATTACAGATGAACCGGGTATCTATCTAGATGGTCTAGGTGGTGTCAGAATTGAGGATGATTTATTGATCACTAGCCAAGGCGTAGAGGTCTTGACCTTAGCACCAAAGGAACTTATTATCCTCTAA
- the manA gene encoding mannose-6-phosphate isomerase, class I: protein MTQPLFLDSVLQEKIWGGDHLKGFGYDLPSDKIGEYWAISAHPNGVSTIKNGPFSGVKLDELYQTHRALFGNSKKDVFPLLTKILDANDWLSVQVHPDDTYGLANEGELGKTECWYIIEAQPGAEIIYGHHAKNKAELRQMIESGDWDHLLTKVQVKAGDFFYVPSGTMHAIGKGILILETQQSSDTTYRVYDFDRKDDHGNLRELHIDKSIDVLNFGAPANTTVVVTETSNLIKTSYVSNTFFTVEKWEISGLAKFDKTAAYTLCSVLDGQGTLTVAGEGYPVKKGDHFILTSDMASWELDGQLMIIASHDGE, encoded by the coding sequence ATGACACAACCATTATTTTTAGATTCAGTACTTCAAGAAAAGATTTGGGGTGGCGATCACCTTAAAGGATTCGGCTATGACCTACCATCAGATAAGATAGGTGAATACTGGGCAATTTCTGCCCATCCAAATGGGGTATCAACCATCAAGAATGGCCCATTCTCAGGTGTTAAACTAGATGAACTGTATCAAACGCATCGTGCCTTATTTGGGAATAGTAAGAAAGATGTCTTTCCGTTACTCACAAAAATTTTAGATGCCAATGATTGGTTAAGTGTTCAGGTTCATCCAGATGATACCTATGGTCTCGCTAATGAAGGAGAACTTGGTAAGACAGAATGCTGGTATATTATTGAAGCGCAACCAGGTGCTGAAATAATTTATGGGCATCATGCTAAAAATAAGGCTGAATTACGTCAGATGATTGAATCTGGGGATTGGGATCATTTATTGACAAAAGTTCAGGTTAAGGCAGGGGACTTTTTCTACGTACCAAGTGGCACTATGCATGCCATAGGTAAAGGGATTCTTATTTTAGAAACTCAGCAGTCATCAGATACGACTTATCGTGTATATGATTTTGATCGTAAAGATGATCACGGCAATCTAAGAGAGCTACACATTGACAAATCAATTGACGTGCTAAATTTTGGTGCGCCAGCAAATACGACGGTTGTTGTAACAGAGACGTCAAATTTAATCAAGACGTCCTATGTCTCGAACACGTTTTTCACAGTAGAAAAATGGGAAATTTCAGGATTAGCTAAGTTTGATAAAACTGCTGCCTACACGCTATGTTCTGTTCTAGATGGACAAGGCACACTAACTGTAGCAGGCGAGGGGTATCCTGTTAAAAAAGGGGATCATTTTATCTTAACAAGTGATATGGCAAGTTGGGAGCTTGATGGTCAGTTAATGATTATTGCTAGCCATGATGGAGAATAA
- a CDS encoding alpha/beta fold hydrolase: MNWLLARLTMGASRMTMQGKTDTLMSGDIKVKDGGVIHYRRTGKGTPLILLHGNSQSSAYFEPQMSLPFDTIAIDSRNQGKSSSSKALNFKLMAQDLLDVLDALHLKKVDILGFSDGANIAMMFAKNYPERVNKLILNSGNLKFLDIHFIFRVLSKIEHFFVRSPVSALLVKDIGVKLADLKKFMMPVLVIVGQYDLIRLSSSKKIAQASHGQFIEIPRGFHTVSQSKPTIFNRYVTRFLQDK, from the coding sequence ATGAACTGGTTACTAGCACGTTTAACAATGGGAGCAAGTCGGATGACAATGCAAGGTAAAACTGATACGCTGATGTCAGGGGATATCAAGGTCAAGGATGGTGGGGTGATTCATTACCGACGAACAGGAAAAGGGACACCTTTGATCCTGCTCCATGGTAATTCGCAAAGCTCGGCCTATTTTGAACCACAGATGAGTCTGCCATTTGATACAATTGCCATTGATTCTAGAAATCAAGGGAAATCAAGTAGTTCTAAGGCGCTAAATTTCAAGCTAATGGCACAAGATCTTTTGGACGTTCTAGATGCTTTACATCTCAAAAAAGTAGATATCTTAGGGTTCTCTGACGGGGCTAATATCGCCATGATGTTTGCAAAAAACTATCCAGAGCGAGTCAACAAGTTAATCTTAAATTCAGGCAACTTAAAATTTTTGGATATCCACTTTATATTTAGAGTCTTATCAAAGATTGAACATTTTTTTGTTCGTAGTCCTGTTTCTGCTTTATTGGTCAAAGATATAGGTGTAAAATTAGCAGATTTAAAAAAATTCATGATGCCAGTTTTAGTTATCGTTGGTCAATATGATTTAATCAGGCTATCATCCTCTAAAAAAATTGCCCAAGCTAGCCATGGGCAATTTATAGAGATACCCAGAGGATTTCACACGGTTTCTCAATCCAAACCCACAATATTTAATCGCTATGTGACACGTTTTTTACAAGATAAATAG
- the mprF gene encoding bifunctional lysylphosphatidylglycerol flippase/synthetase MprF has protein sequence MLNFFKKNKKYFKLIFMLAVAFIALTQIASLIKQVKPDKLALIFERLTFFDVMLVVLTGVISIIPMLNYDRILNKLVGTNFPIGELVKTSWLINTINNIAGFGGAVSIGLRSQYYGKESKEKLLSNISKVFFFALSGLSIYGLIGYTFIKVGKVDDFLAQYSPWLIGAAAYFVIVLLFTRKNLGGLKKRLQAELLLTSFLEWSGVMLTFIVIGHVLDVKLSVASLIVLVTASSVIGILSMIPGALGSFDVMMLLGLLHMGVSREIILIWLLLYRLAYYLLPLSIGLLSWLFTTGSEFDKRFDGIPINLSKEVLHKVVSLLIGITGGLLVLSATVPEAFRHFVWLRRISPWNANLISESPKIILGFLLIITSRAIKNRVSRAYIPTLIIELAMIGYIFVDDFSWYSIVLMTVLFLMTIFIRSELYREQLVLSYESILFDSFVVVVLMLLYIIVGTLSRPAYQLHHKVNDFLLFPSEKIWFSGLIGIFIVAAVWFLYLHYLQGKRLKIGTELDEAKALTILSTYGGNTQSQLLFMGDKRMWVYEDKLLVQFAIRQDKILVMGTPSGDLTCLYEALLAFIKLSDHLGYRPVFYEIDEQTTLILHELGYHFIKQGEEGHVSLTEFSLTGTKNKTKRQAVNQVEKAGFHLAILTADEVTPEVMTRLRAISDEWLGKRREKGFSLGYFDEAYLMKAPIAIVRSDEQIVAFANIMPTYTKEFVTIDLMRHTDDAPKGVMDFLFIKLFEHFQAAGIAKFDLGMTPLANVGTSRSSFVSERIANLIYQFGDSLYNFEGLRNYKKKYVTSWEPRYTAYSHNANIAFVMLALLLQDNQKVIENED, from the coding sequence ATGCTGAACTTCTTTAAAAAAAATAAAAAGTATTTCAAACTCATTTTTATGCTTGCGGTTGCCTTTATAGCGCTGACTCAGATTGCAAGTCTGATCAAGCAAGTCAAGCCGGATAAACTGGCCTTGATTTTTGAAAGATTAACGTTCTTTGATGTGATGTTAGTTGTGTTAACTGGGGTGATCAGTATCATTCCCATGCTAAACTATGATAGGATACTGAATAAGCTCGTAGGTACCAATTTCCCAATAGGTGAGCTGGTCAAAACATCTTGGTTGATTAACACCATTAACAATATTGCTGGATTTGGTGGTGCTGTTTCTATTGGCTTACGTAGTCAGTATTATGGTAAAGAGAGTAAAGAAAAACTTTTGTCAAACATCTCAAAAGTCTTCTTTTTTGCCTTGTCGGGATTGTCAATCTATGGCTTAATTGGCTATACTTTTATTAAAGTAGGAAAGGTTGATGACTTTCTAGCACAGTATAGTCCTTGGCTGATCGGTGCTGCTGCTTACTTTGTTATCGTGCTTTTATTTACTAGGAAGAATTTGGGTGGTCTTAAAAAAAGGCTACAGGCTGAATTGTTATTGACTAGTTTTCTAGAGTGGAGTGGCGTTATGCTGACCTTCATCGTCATTGGTCATGTGTTGGATGTCAAATTATCAGTCGCCAGTTTGATCGTCCTTGTTACTGCAAGTTCAGTGATTGGTATTTTGTCGATGATACCTGGTGCACTTGGCTCATTTGACGTGATGATGTTACTCGGCCTACTCCATATGGGTGTTTCCAGGGAAATTATCCTAATTTGGTTATTACTTTACCGCCTCGCCTATTATCTGTTACCACTAAGTATTGGTCTTTTGAGTTGGCTATTTACCACAGGAAGTGAGTTTGACAAGCGCTTTGATGGGATACCGATTAATTTGAGCAAGGAAGTCTTACATAAAGTTGTCTCACTTTTAATCGGCATAACGGGAGGTCTGCTGGTCCTATCTGCTACGGTACCCGAAGCCTTTCGACATTTTGTATGGTTACGACGTATTTCACCTTGGAATGCAAATCTAATCTCAGAATCTCCTAAAATTATTTTAGGATTTCTCTTGATTATCACCAGTCGTGCCATTAAAAATCGGGTATCTCGCGCCTATATCCCTACCTTAATTATCGAGTTAGCCATGATTGGCTACATCTTTGTAGATGATTTTTCTTGGTACTCTATTGTCCTGATGACGGTATTATTTTTGATGACCATCTTTATTCGCAGCGAATTATATAGAGAACAGCTGGTTTTGAGTTATGAATCCATTCTTTTTGATAGTTTTGTCGTAGTTGTCTTGATGTTGCTTTATATTATCGTTGGCACCTTATCCCGACCTGCGTATCAACTGCATCACAAGGTAAATGATTTTCTATTATTTCCGTCTGAAAAAATATGGTTTAGTGGCTTAATCGGGATATTTATTGTGGCAGCAGTTTGGTTTTTATATCTACATTACTTACAAGGGAAACGTCTCAAGATTGGGACAGAACTTGATGAAGCTAAAGCACTAACGATCCTGTCAACTTATGGTGGTAATACACAAAGTCAGCTTTTGTTTATGGGTGACAAACGGATGTGGGTTTATGAGGACAAATTACTAGTGCAATTTGCTATCCGTCAAGATAAGATACTTGTGATGGGGACACCATCAGGAGATTTAACTTGTTTATACGAGGCGCTACTCGCTTTTATCAAACTATCAGATCATCTTGGCTATCGCCCAGTCTTCTATGAAATTGATGAGCAGACGACCTTGATACTACACGAATTAGGCTATCATTTCATTAAACAAGGAGAAGAGGGACATGTCAGCTTGACTGAGTTTAGTTTGACTGGAACTAAAAATAAGACGAAACGTCAAGCAGTGAACCAGGTTGAAAAAGCAGGGTTTCATTTAGCCATTTTAACAGCTGATGAAGTGACACCTGAGGTGATGACAAGACTTCGCGCAATTTCTGATGAGTGGCTTGGGAAACGTCGAGAAAAAGGATTTTCTCTGGGCTATTTTGATGAAGCCTATTTGATGAAGGCACCGATAGCGATTGTCCGCTCAGATGAGCAGATTGTTGCCTTTGCCAACATCATGCCAACTTATACCAAAGAGTTTGTGACCATTGATTTGATGAGACATACTGATGATGCCCCTAAAGGGGTGATGGACTTTCTATTTATCAAGCTATTTGAACATTTTCAGGCAGCAGGTATCGCCAAGTTTGATCTAGGTATGACACCCCTTGCCAATGTTGGGACATCAAGAAGTTCATTTGTATCCGAACGGATTGCGAACTTAATTTATCAATTTGGTGATTCCCTCTATAATTTCGAAGGCTTACGCAATTATAAGAAAAAATATGTGACATCCTGGGAACCACGCTATACTGCCTATTCGCATAACGCTAACATTGCCTTTGTCATGCTAGCACTTCTCCTACAAGATAATCAAAAAGTGATAGAAAACGAGGACTGA
- the efp gene encoding elongation factor P — MVAANELKAGMTFETDGKLLRVLEASHHKPGKGNTIMRMKLRDVRSGSTFDTSYRPEEKFDQAIIETHNAQYLYKMDDTAYFMDNETYDQYEIPVESVENELKFILENAEVKIQFFGTEVIGVQVPTTVVLEVAETQPSIKGATVTGSGKPAIMETGLVVNVPDFIEVGQKLEINTETSAYLKRA; from the coding sequence ATGGTAGCAGCAAACGAACTGAAAGCGGGAATGACTTTTGAAACAGATGGGAAACTCTTGCGTGTCCTAGAAGCAAGCCATCACAAACCTGGTAAAGGCAATACGATCATGCGTATGAAATTACGTGATGTACGTTCTGGCTCTACATTTGATACGTCATATCGTCCAGAAGAAAAATTTGATCAAGCTATCATTGAGACACATAATGCACAATATCTATATAAAATGGATGATACAGCGTATTTCATGGATAATGAAACATATGATCAATATGAAATTCCAGTTGAAAGTGTTGAGAACGAGTTGAAATTTATCCTTGAAAATGCAGAAGTTAAAATTCAATTCTTTGGTACTGAAGTCATTGGTGTTCAAGTACCGACAACTGTTGTCTTAGAAGTCGCTGAGACGCAACCTTCTATCAAGGGTGCAACTGTAACTGGTTCAGGAAAACCTGCCATCATGGAAACAGGCCTTGTTGTCAATGTCCCTGACTTTATTGAAGTTGGACAAAAGCTTGAAATCAATACTGAAACAAGTGCTTATTTGAAACGTGCCTAA